TGTCCATGACAAAAGAGGAGATTATGAAGAGTATTGGTGAGCTGTTCATCTTGCGGATCAACATCAACCTGCACGGGTCTGTGCTGGACTCTCCAGAGATTATGTGGTCCGAACCACAACTGGAGCCCATCTACCAGGCCACAAGAGGGTACCTCGAGATCAACCAGCGGGTTGCGCTGCTGAATCAGCGGCTGGAGGTCATCTCAGATTTGTTACAGATGTTGAAGGAACAACTGGGCCACTCACACGAGGAATACCTGGAGTTCATAGTGATCATCCTAGTGGGAGTCGAGGTGGTGATTTCACTAGTCAACGTCTTCTCCGACATAATAGCCAACCGTTGAAAAGGCGGCCGTCGTTGTCTTGAGAAGATTTAGGAAAACACAGGGTAATCGTGTCACTCGTACAAGCGGTGTATACCACTGCATGTGTCCTGGCTGTGGGCATGAATCGACAAGAGCAGTGTATATTGACCAGATTGTGCTATCAGtgaaagagagagagaaaggGCCGCTCCGCCCTCCTATGCTTCTTGCCTGTGGCAGATTGTGATACCTCTTTGCTGTGGAGTCTTCAAACGTTTGCTGCTCTCTGAATAAACATGCCGTCGGGTTTATGGCATGGATAGAATTTTAAGCACAggttatatatatatagagagaggGATATCATTACAGTTCACGTATAATGAAAGAAATGCATTCAATCAATGCAAGGGAGGGATAATCCAAGACTAACTATGTCTGTGCGTGTTGTAACTATATGAAGAAGTCTTGGTAGATCATCAAACATTAGCAGACACCACACCTGGCAACTTAAAGTCAAGGCGTAAAACGTGAGTCTCAACAGTTAGACTAGCTCCAGATGGAACCGACTTATGATCGACTGTTCCAGGGAGCTGTCCGGTACTTACACAATGTATGGGATTATGTACCTTGAGTTGTGGTCTTCAACCACAATTGTctcatcgacagtttaaAGCATATACAGCAAATTAGCATACATAAACAGTATACAAAGAGGCGATGACCATCGCCTTACAGTCTCTCTACACAGACACAGCTCACGCACGGGCGTTTACTGGTTCAGCTTGGCGATCTTCTCATTCAGAGTGATGACTTTGTCGTTCGCGGTCTGATGCTTGTCCGTCCTGGTACCGATACGCACATCTGCGTGCACCCTCTCGTACCCGTTTGCATGTGCAAACTCGTGCAGCTCACCAATCAGAGTCATCACCTCGTCCCAGGGACCCTCGATCGTCGTCCCGGCACTGTGCAGCGTGCTCTTCAAGTGCGATTGACGAATCTTGTTCTCGACAAGGGCAACGAAGTCAGAGACGCTGGGCGAGCCGGTCCCAAGGGGGACCATACACACATCTGCTAAACAGTATATCTTTGGCATTGGGGAGTAAGCGGTTAGGGACGGCTTGGTGTTGCTGCTATTGTTATTGCTATTGttattgttgctgttgctttTAATATTtaaatttgaacaaatttgaagagagTCCATCGATGATGACAACCTCACTTCTTATACTGTTGAGACGGTGAATTGTGGACCGTGGACGCTGTGACTGAGAGAATGACGGAACAGAACAAGCTAACACGCTGCTTTGATGATATACTCAGACTGTCAAGTGAGATGCTCGTGCAACAGCAGCTAAAGACGATACAGCTGGACACGGTTAACGGGTTCACGCAGGATCACCAGAAGGTGCTCTCGGAGAAAATCCACTCGTTCCATGGGATACTCGACGAAGTAGACGTTACGTTACTCAACGCTGTGAGGTTTGTGGAGAAATTTGACGCCGTATCCAAGGAGAAAGAGCTGGAAAGGGTGAAACAGAGGGAGCGGGAGGCGCAAATCACCGCCGAAGAGGAGGCAAGGAAGAAGCGGGAATTGAAGttggaacagcagcaacaacaacaacaccagcTGGAACAGGAACAACAGGAGCTGGAAAGAATGCGGAAGGAGGAACAAGAACGTTCGAACAAAAAGGACGAGAGTGCAGGGTTCACGCAGTCCAGTACAGACTTGGACCTCATGGGAGAGTTGAAGATGGACTTCGACAACTCGGACCCGACAAGTCTGCTGTCGACTTTTGGAGACGTTGGAGGACCCATCGACCTCTCTGGACCCAGCAACACGGACATGACGAGCACCCAGACATCGGACAACTACAAACAGGAAAGCAAACGAGACGCGGACAACTCCAAAAACAACCCCTCCAATATCAGCGACAATACGGCGGATTTCTTACTGGAAACTAACCCATCCGAGCTtaacaacaagaacaacaacgataaCACAAACTCAGAACTGCCGCAGAATAAACAGCCCGCGGCGAGAGAGCCTCAGAATACAATGTTTAATGACCTCGATTCGATGGACATGTCTCTGTTTGCTGAGCTTGATAACCCAAAGTTTGGGGCCAGCTCGTTGGAAACACCACCTATGGGCAATAACGCGAACAGCGGCGAGGCCAACGCTGAGTCGAGAAACTTGGGCAACAGTTTTGAGGggaataataataacgATACCATCAACGACAGCAACACGAACAATATTAATAATACTAATAACAATAATGACAAGATGAAGGACAGTAACGGCGATACTAATGCATTGGACCCTTCATCAATGGACCCTCTACAAGA
The sequence above is a segment of the Huiozyma naganishii CBS 8797 chromosome 11, complete genome genome. Coding sequences within it:
- the ECM15 gene encoding Ecm15p (similar to Saccharomyces cerevisiae ECM15 (YBL001C); ancestral locus Anc_3.206), with the protein product MPKIYCLADVCMVPLGTGSPSVSDFVALVENKIRQSHLKSTLHSAGTTIEGPWDEVMTLIGELHEFAHANGYERVHADVRIGTRTDKHQTANDKVITLNEKIAKLNQ
- the MED2 gene encoding Med2p (similar to Saccharomyces cerevisiae MED2 (YDL005C); ancestral locus Anc_3.214); its protein translation is MTEQNKLTRCFDDILRLSSEMLVQQQLKTIQLDTVNGFTQDHQKVLSEKIHSFHGILDEVDVTLLNAVRFVEKFDAVSKEKELERVKQREREAQITAEEEARKKRELKLEQQQQQQHQLEQEQQELERMRKEEQERSNKKDESAGFTQSSTDLDLMGELKMDFDNSDPTSLLSTFGDVGGPIDLSGPSNTDMTSTQTSDNYKQESKRDADNSKNNPSNISDNTADFLLETNPSELNNKNNNDNTNSELPQNKQPAAREPQNTMFNDLDSMDMSLFAELDNPKFGASSLETPPMGNNANSGEANAESRNLGNSFEGNNNNDTINDSNTNNINNTNNNNDKMKDSNGDTNALDPSSMDPLQDNGDDYLTLNDFNDLNIDWNANPNDTTDIFNI